A single window of Oceanotoga teriensis DNA harbors:
- a CDS encoding PAS domain-containing sensor histidine kinase has protein sequence MNYSILNNLMISICIVDSKGNVIFSNDSFDRFFGEVENIFTIISDNYNLIIKDVLKKSYPIFLKSRKNNKIFPDVKDYFYMNIKPFDEEDYFMLEIHQNIPELIRKDLLNNDIKSIKDEIETRQYLFNSLEFMLLEKQKPWDFIISTAERIYSLNILKYLKVQKGDKLIVYGENNKKEIESNFTINMVDDDINFNYVSNSSTSMEVKLMLLTYLNFVKLYVTFYSEFEKSKMYDVNLLDSEKFSMAGQMMIGMLHEINNPLAVAMLQSDILISKKVDYVERIINIKSSLMRIKEITEIFRGALKQNATITTFGLKKLINTAIDFINPKKPSNVSIIIDLNYEDYDIQGDFNKLVLVFVNLISNAIDAINRTRKNKGWVKITTFEFRDKLIVKVSDNGEGMDEKILKNIFKPFYTTKTKSGLGYGLFFVSTVCSSHNIKLSVISKRNSGTTFTLVIPKFQAEGSI, from the coding sequence GTGAATTATAGTATTTTAAATAATTTAATGATTAGTATTTGTATTGTAGATTCAAAGGGGAATGTAATTTTTTCAAATGATTCTTTTGACAGATTTTTTGGCGAGGTTGAAAATATATTTACTATAATATCTGATAACTATAATTTAATAATAAAAGATGTATTGAAAAAATCATATCCGATTTTTTTGAAAAGCAGAAAAAACAATAAAATTTTTCCAGATGTAAAAGATTATTTTTATATGAATATAAAACCTTTTGATGAAGAGGATTATTTTATGTTGGAAATTCATCAAAATATTCCCGAATTAATAAGAAAAGATTTATTAAACAATGATATAAAATCAATCAAAGATGAAATTGAAACGAGACAATATCTTTTTAATTCTCTTGAATTTATGCTTCTTGAAAAACAAAAACCATGGGATTTTATAATTAGTACAGCTGAGAGAATATATAGTCTTAATATTCTTAAATATTTAAAAGTTCAAAAAGGAGATAAATTAATAGTTTATGGTGAAAATAATAAAAAAGAAATAGAGTCTAATTTTACAATAAATATGGTGGATGATGATATAAACTTTAATTATGTATCCAATAGTTCTACTTCTATGGAAGTAAAACTAATGCTTTTAACTTATTTGAATTTTGTAAAACTTTATGTAACTTTTTATTCGGAGTTTGAAAAATCTAAAATGTATGATGTTAATTTACTCGATTCTGAAAAATTTTCTATGGCTGGGCAGATGATGATAGGAATGCTCCATGAGATAAATAATCCATTAGCAGTTGCTATGCTTCAGAGTGATATTTTAATTTCAAAAAAAGTTGATTATGTAGAAAGAATAATTAATATAAAAAGTTCTCTTATGAGGATAAAAGAAATAACAGAAATATTTAGAGGGGCTTTAAAACAAAATGCAACTATAACTACTTTTGGATTAAAAAAACTTATAAACACAGCCATAGATTTCATTAATCCTAAAAAACCAAGTAATGTAAGTATAATAATAGATTTAAATTATGAGGATTATGATATTCAAGGCGATTTTAATAAATTAGTTTTAGTTTTTGTAAATTTAATTTCAAATGCTATAGATGCTATAAATAGAACAAGAAAAAATAAAGGTTGGGTTAAAATTACTACTTTTGAATTTAGAGATAAACTAATAGTAAAGGTTTCTGATAATGGTGAAGGAATGGATGAAAAAATTTTAAAAAATATATTTAAACCATTTTACACAACAAAAACAAAATCTGGTCTTGGATATGGGTTGTTTTTTGTAAGTACTGTTTGTTCAAGCCATAATATAAAGCTTTCAGTTATTTCAAAAAGGAATAGTGGAACTACTTTTACTTTAGTGATTCCAAAATTTCAAGCGGAGGGGAGTATATGA
- a CDS encoding response regulator, whose translation MNIRILIVDDEKDIRNLLKEYFENKFDNLIVDTAENADIADQMIENSIYHFVFLDIVMPGMDPFELLQKIKELNKLVQVIIITANSTMDKVLNALEFGADDYLTKPFDFESLNEILESNIKKIIRWKNTFKNSL comes from the coding sequence ATGAATATAAGAATATTGATAGTTGATGATGAAAAAGATATAAGAAATCTTTTAAAAGAATATTTCGAAAATAAATTTGATAATCTCATAGTTGATACAGCAGAAAACGCTGATATAGCAGATCAAATGATAGAAAACAGTATTTATCATTTTGTATTTCTTGATATAGTTATGCCGGGCATGGATCCTTTTGAATTATTACAAAAGATTAAAGAATTAAATAAATTAGTACAGGTAATAATAATAACAGCAAATTCAACGATGGACAAAGTATTAAATGCTCTTGAATTTGGTGCAGATGATTATCTTACAAAACCTTTTGATTTTGAATCTCTTAATGAAATATTGGAATCAAATATAAAAAAAATAATAAGAT